AGGACTACCTTGTGGAGGCCATGGAGATCCTGGAGCTGTACTGTGACCTGCTACTGGCTCGGTTTGGCCTTATCCAGTCTATGAAGTAAGATATCTTGCCTCAGCGGCTAAACAAATCTGGAATTTGAGAATGGAATAATACTTTCTCAGTCTCTGTGTATCTGCAGCAGGCTAACACTAAGCAGTTCTTTGGCATTCCCAAGGATCTGTTTGCCTATtagtgaaaagaaaacagaattggaAGTCCGGTGTCCCAGGTTTGAGTCTTGGTTCAGCTGGTGTGAGGTTTTGAGGTCTTGAACATGTcacttagtttttgtttcttcagaagCAAGTAGGGGAATGAAAAGGCTGGAATGTCAATTACCTGTAGCCAGTGTAGTTTGTGATCATCTGGTCTATGATATAAAAACTATGATTTTGTTGGTTTTAAAGgtgttaaattatatatataattttttaaatttatttttttgtttagggAACTAGATTCTGGTCTGGCTGAATCTGTGTCTACACTGATCTGGGCTGCTCCTCGACTTCAGTCAGAAGTAGCTGAGTTGAAAATAGTGAGTACAAGCAGTTTCTGTAATGTCTGtagacttttgtttttgctttgttttgttttagacaaggtctcactatgtcactctggttggcttggaactcacagaaaactacccttctctgcctctgagtactgggaaaATAtgtatgtgccactatgcccagcctttGTAGTTTTTGGTATTAGAAAAGTCTGtttatagccaggcggtggtagcttactcctttaatcccagcacttgggaggcagaggcaggtggatctctgtgagtttgaggccagcctggtctacaagagctagcttcaggacaggcttccAAGCTACAGGAAGCCtggtctcgaaaaaacaacaacaacaacaacaacaacaacaaaaaacaaaacaaaaaagaaaagtctgtttATTTGACTGGGTATCTTTATCTTTATGTTGTACCTCCTGGTTTTAAAATAGGCTTTGTTCAGTAGTTACTTCTTTTTAGACCTTTATGgcataaaataattgttttgagAATTTGAACAACTTTCTAAAAGGCATACTTATGTGCCTACTGTAggatctgaatttttttttttttttaatttttcaagacagggtatctctgtgtagcctggctgtcctagaactaactctgtcgaccaggctggcctacagttGTTGTTGTACTCTGAGGTGCTATACTATAGGCTCACTGACTGTGTTTCATGTTTGTGTATTGACCATGTTTAGCCCCGGAGATCTTTACACATTTCCCTAGAGCAATTTTCTTTCTAGTCTTGttaacttgttttgtttctttcttaactatgtagccctggctggtctcaaactttggggctcctccttcttctgcctcccattaGGGATTACAGAGACTTGATACTATATCCAGCTCTTTGCTTAGttaatttctaataatctttcaGATATTGACAAAACATTGCTTTCTTCAGAGGCAGCTTCATCTCACTTTTCTGCTCAGGTCTGATTTGCATGCATGCCTTCCTTTAGGAGCATTTATCTTAGCTGCAGGTGGACCTTTATTggattgtttttattactattattatttgcaCAGAGATTTTAAGACTTCCTAAAAGTAGGAATAGTGATTATTTTTGTTCATCATCATTTTACTATTTTTGGAGGGTGGGAGAGGAGTTTTGAAAAAAagatctcatgtaacccaggctagccttgaacttgatcctcttgcttctacctccctagTTAAAGGGATTACGGGTGTATGCCACCTTGCTCAGCTCATTGTTGTACTTCTAGTATTTCATGCTTAACGATAGTGTTTGTGGTTAGGTTGTTGCTTTCTGGGTAAGTGAATAAATAGTGTCTGCTTAATAAGGTTTCATAGGCGTTGTTTCTTTAAACCTAGTCATAAAGATACATTTAATGTTGATAGGAAGTGTGAAGCTGGAGTGGTTTctgttataatttttctttattcttccttttttgtaGGTTGCTGATCAGCTCTGTGCTAAATATAGCAAGGAATATGGCAAGCTGTGCAGGACCAACCAGATTGGGACTGTGAACGATAGGGTAAAGAACATACTTGTAAATAGGACCCAGTGGGAAAGATAGTTTTATTACCAGCAGGGGCTTGAGTTGTGCAGGTGCATGGCTGAGTTAGTTGAGGGGTGTATTTTACAGTAtaatgaaggtcagaggatggcTGTGTGACCGGCAGTACAGTCGAGTTCTTTCACTGCCCAACACCTGATTGTGGtgcttgcttttgtcttttccatcttctgtatgttatgaaggcaggaaggaaggtagaaaggaaGGTCGGATGAATGAAATGGCAGTCGCATTAGTGTTGAATCTTTTCTTATATCTATCTCATATGCAGCTAGAGAATGAGAAAAGCATGGGTCCCAATGTGCCTTCTGACTGGAAAAAAATAGTTCATCTTTATTCTTCTCCAaatttttggtcttttttgttatttttgtcttttcttttttcctttctgtactgAGGACCGAACCCAGGACTTAATTAAgcacactctaccactgagcttagTTCCTCCAAATCCCAAggaattagttttttaaaagtaacaagTTTGGATTAGTCTGGTTGTACAGATGCTTCttaacattaatattttattacagcTAATGCACAAACTGAGTGTGGAAGCCCCACCCAAAATCCTAGTGGAAAGATACCTGATTGAAATTGCCAAGAATTACAATGTACCCTATGAACCTGACTCTGTGGTCATGGTAAGTTTATGCCAGAGCACAAAGGAAAATGAGTTCCTGTGTAGGACTGCTTGATGGGGGTATTATTTATGCTAGCTGAACCTGAGTGAGTAAACCTTTGTGCAGCTAGTGCCTTCTTGACAATAAGATACCTGCAAATCTCACAGGTCACTTAAAGCATgagattaaatgaatgaatgaaggcatCTTGAGAATGCACAATCTTGACAGAAATGTAAAAGCATATTATTTTTACCTTTCAGCAAGTTCGAAGAAATTGTAATACACAAGACTTGGCTacattgttgtagaatattatttcaaGATCTGTTACATcagtttatgctgtggaatatttgtttaataatgcaaagatgtgttgcattcttttatgttgcatttgtttaactctgtgaagctgtgttattttgcctgtctgGAACacctgattgatttaataaagagctgaatggccaatagctaggcaggagagggataggtgggactgccagacagaagaagaaagaggagaatgagaatagagggaggaggaagagaaggaaaaggagaggaggacatcaggggccatcTACCCAGAACACAGCCAGcaacagagtaagaagtaaagaaaggtagaTATTATATAGAAAGGtaaaagcacagaggcaaaaggtaaatgggataatttaagaaaagctggctagaaataagcctagCTAAGGgcagacattcataagtaagaataagtctcttgAGTATTTATtggagagctgggcagtgggccTACAAAGAGTAAAAAATACCAACTACACTATGTGGTTCATTTATTGTGCTATGTGCAGGTAATGGTCCAAAAGCTGATAGTGGAGATGCATGTAAAACAGATTCTCTGTCCTGAATATAAATGATTCAACAGTTAAACTTAGTGTGGTGTGGTAGCAGCTCTTATGCTAACCAAACCTCCTGTACACAAACACCCCCAGGATAGATAGCAGcttccaacccccacccccgagCATTAATGTGTAGAAACATACCTGAGTGTTCCATCAGAACTGGCCCTCAGTGGAAGAAAGTATTCCTTcctgggacattttctttctgaatctgtccAGGACAGGGTGTCTTAAAATCTTTACattctgctcttttccttctcttagaGACCTTTGTAGGTGCCCTTGTTCCCTGGGAATTGTCTGAGCTATGGTGGAGCATTGCAGTGTAGTGTTTTCGCAACCTCCTTCACATGCCCTGCGGGTGCTGAAATTGTGAGCACTCCAGAGTGAACAACTtttatgcttatgtgtgtataaCTAGACTCTCCTAGGGAGCATGGCTGTGGACCTGGATTAAgtgcttctgtttgtttcttaggcAGAAGCTCCTGCTGGGGTGGAGACAGACCTTATTGATGTTGGATTTACAGATGATGTGAAGAAAGGCGGgcctggaagaggaggagggggcggGTTCACAGCCCCTGTTGGTGGACCTGATGGGACAGTGCCAATGCCCATGCCCATGCCTATGCCTATGCCCACTCCAAATGCTCCCTTCTCATATCCATTGCCAAAGGGACCAGtaagtatgtgtatataaagAAAGTGTGGATGTGAGCTTTAGAAAATGTTGCAGAAAAGGACATATGGTCTCTATAAATACACTGAGGAATTGTAGGTTGTGAggaatacagaataaaaatactTGTATTAGCTGAGTAACCAAGCAAATATATTGAGGAACAATATCAGATTGGGGAAAGTCCTTGGTGTCTGCTGCAAGTACCGAATTAGAACAATCTAAAGATAGTGGTAGGAAAAGGTTACTAAACATCTGGTACCTGTTGCAGTAATGCTAGtagtttttgattgtttgttttctttctgaaaatgaaaaacttcccTTTATTACCAGGCTGAAAAACCTTCATTGACAGGATGGCAGTTTTACAGtaggttatttctttttttttttttttttttttttttttttttttttttttttttctttttttggtttttcgagacagggtttctctgcagcttttttagagcctgtcctggaactagctctttttttttttttttttttttttttttttttttttttttttttttttttttttttttttttttttttttttttttttttttttttcatctccttccctcctcctcctccctccctcccctccttctcccctttctctcccctccttctcccccttccctcccctcccctccacccatacctcccctccctccatctcaaggccaaggagccatcagggttccccactctatgctaagaccaaggtcctcccaactccccccaggtccaggaaggtgatcgaccaagctgagaaggctcccacagagcccgtccatgaagaacaatcagagcccagagccattgtcctttgcttctcagtcagcccccgctgttggccacactcagagagacgggtttggtcgcatgatccatcagtcccattccaactggagttggtgatctcccattagttctgtcccaccgtctccatgagtgaacgcacccctctcgttcctgactttctccctcatgttctcgctccttctgctcctcatcgggaccttgggagctcagtccagtgctccagtgtggggctcagtcaccttccccatctgtcgccagctggaggttccctcacggtcctgactttctttctcatgttctctctccttctgctcctcatcaggaccttgggagctcagtccggtgctccaaggtggggctctgtcattttcttcatctatcgtcaggtggaggttctatggtgatatgcaagaaattcatcagtatggctataggaactggccttttcaggctccctctcctcagctgcccaaggaactaactgggggcatctccctggaaacctgggaacccctctagggtcaagtctcttgacaaccctcaggtagctccttaaattcagatatatgcttcactgctctcatatccacccttcctatatcccaagcaccccattcctccgagctccccccgctctccccttcacatttttctctccccatcttcccttggcccagtcttgcccaaccctcaagttcccaattttgcctggcgatcgtgtctacttccaatatccaggaggattactatatcttttttgggagttcaccttcttattatcttctcaaggatcccaaacttataggctcgatgtcctataatcatggctagaaaccgaatatgagtgagtacatcccatgttcatctttatgggtctgggttacctcactcagaatagtgttttctatttccatccatttgcctgcaaaattcaagatgtcattgttttttaccgctgagtagtattctagcatgtatatattccacagtttcttcatccattcttccactgaagggcatctaggctgtctccaggatctggctattacaaataatgctgctatgaacatagatgagcatatgcttttgttgtatgattgggcatctcttgggtagattcccaatagtggaattgctgggtcctggggtaggttgatcccgaatttcctgagaaaccgccacactgctttccaaagtggttgcacaagtttgcattcc
This is a stretch of genomic DNA from Arvicola amphibius chromosome 15, mArvAmp1.2, whole genome shotgun sequence. It encodes these proteins:
- the Ist1 gene encoding IST1 homolog isoform X1; translated protein: MLGSGFKAERLRVNLRLVINRLKLLEKKKTELAQKARKEIADYLAAGKDERARIRVEHIIREDYLVEAMEILELYCDLLLARFGLIQSMKELDSGLAESVSTLIWAAPRLQSEVAELKIVADQLCAKYSKEYGKLCRTNQIGTVNDRLMHKLSVEAPPKILVERYLIEIAKNYNVPYEPDSVVMAEAPAGVETDLIDVGFTDDVKKGGPGRGGGGGFTAPVGGPDGTVPMPMPMPMPMPTPNAPFSYPLPKGPSDFSGLPVGTYQAFPNIHPPQIPATPPSYESVDDINGDKNVSSAQIVGPKPEAPAKPPSRPMDNYNNFVLPELPSVPDTLPTASAGASTSASEDIDFDDLSRRFEELKKKT
- the Ist1 gene encoding IST1 homolog isoform X2; amino-acid sequence: MLGSGFKAERLRVNLRLVINRLKLLEKKKTELAQKARKEIADYLAAGKDERARIRVEHIIREDYLVEAMEILELYCDLLLARFGLIQSMKELDSGLAESVSTLIWAAPRLQSEVAELKIVADQLCAKYSKEYGKLCRTNQIGTVNDRLMHKLSVEAPPKILVERYLIEIAKNYNVPYEPDSVVMAEAPAGVETDLIDVGFTDDVKKGGPGRGGGGGFTAPVGGPDGTVPMPMPMPMPMPTPNAPFSYPLPKGPSDFSGLPVGTYQAFPNIHPPQIPATPPSYESIVGPKPEAPAKPPSRPMDNYNNFVLPELPSVPDTLPTASAGASTSASEDIDFDDLSRRFEELKKKT